One window from the genome of Neorhodopirellula lusitana encodes:
- a CDS encoding arylsulfatase has translation MKYALTLLFISFWASHASGESLGNSRPNIIFVMTDDQGMNLSYMGCPELRTPHIDRFAGKSLRFTNYYVSPNCAPTRAALMSGVHEFRAGVTATHAEQERMALDLTTFPQLLQKAGYETGLFGKWHLGDLDNHLPQNRGFSEVLMHGAGGIGQRERGVKITSYADFPPNQGEKKNAKYFDPVLLHNDTIVQTTGYCTDIFFDAAMNWMQVQHQRDQPFFAYISTNAPHSPLIAPEENIQRMKDRGIQNPSVRFAMIENIDDNFGRMMKQLEEWQVLENTLVIFTTDNGSPGSDPNFKAGHKTGKGTPYEGGVHVPAFWFWKGRLQPGQDISALTAHVDLFPTFCELAGADAIQAIQRLEGRNLLPLLEDPTASWAPRILQTQRGNIASPAEKSADKLWSVRTDRWRLVGKELYDIQNDPYEESDVADQYPEVVQRLRKKHFAWYDTMIPYMINLDNVWKEKLAPLEARYYQQEAARGIPSWSPKRVGTASSKGPDS, from the coding sequence ATGAAATACGCACTGACACTACTCTTCATCTCGTTTTGGGCTAGTCACGCAAGTGGAGAGTCACTGGGGAACTCGCGACCCAATATCATTTTCGTGATGACCGACGATCAGGGCATGAACTTGTCGTACATGGGGTGTCCGGAATTGCGGACTCCCCACATTGATCGGTTTGCCGGGAAGTCACTGCGGTTCACCAACTACTACGTTAGTCCTAATTGCGCACCGACACGGGCGGCGTTGATGAGCGGTGTGCATGAGTTTCGCGCGGGCGTTACGGCAACGCATGCTGAACAAGAACGCATGGCTTTGGACCTGACTACTTTCCCGCAACTGCTTCAAAAGGCGGGCTATGAAACCGGGCTGTTCGGGAAATGGCATCTGGGCGATCTTGATAACCACCTGCCTCAAAACCGTGGTTTTTCAGAGGTGCTGATGCACGGTGCGGGCGGGATCGGTCAACGCGAACGCGGCGTCAAAATTACCAGCTATGCGGACTTCCCACCGAATCAAGGGGAAAAGAAAAACGCCAAGTATTTTGATCCCGTACTGTTGCACAATGACACGATCGTTCAGACCACAGGCTACTGCACGGATATCTTTTTTGATGCTGCGATGAATTGGATGCAAGTACAACATCAACGGGATCAACCCTTCTTTGCCTACATTTCGACTAACGCTCCGCACTCTCCGCTGATCGCACCGGAAGAAAATATCCAACGGATGAAGGATCGCGGGATTCAGAACCCCAGTGTGCGGTTCGCGATGATCGAGAATATTGATGACAACTTCGGACGCATGATGAAGCAACTTGAAGAGTGGCAGGTGCTTGAAAATACCTTGGTGATCTTTACAACCGACAATGGATCACCGGGAAGCGATCCCAACTTCAAAGCCGGTCATAAGACCGGTAAGGGAACGCCGTACGAGGGTGGCGTGCACGTGCCCGCGTTCTGGTTTTGGAAAGGCAGGCTACAACCGGGGCAAGACATTTCGGCACTGACTGCTCACGTCGACTTGTTTCCTACCTTTTGTGAATTGGCCGGTGCCGATGCGATCCAGGCAATACAAAGGCTGGAAGGACGCAATTTGCTTCCTTTGTTAGAAGACCCGACTGCGTCTTGGGCACCTCGTATATTGCAAACTCAGCGTGGGAACATCGCTTCGCCCGCCGAGAAGTCTGCTGATAAGTTGTGGTCTGTGCGGACGGATCGTTGGCGGCTTGTTGGGAAGGAACTGTACGACATCCAAAACGATCCGTACGAAGAAAGCGATGTGGCGGATCAGTACCCTGAAGTTGTTCAGCGCCTGCGTAAAAAGCACTTTGCCTGGTACGACACCATGATCCCATACATGATCAACTTGGATAACGTTTGGAAAGAAAAATTGGCTCCCTTGGAAGCCCGCTATTACCAACAAGAAGCCGCTCGCGGTATTCCGTCATGGAGTCCAAAACGAGTCGGAACCGCTTCTTCGAAAGGGCCAGACTCGTGA
- a CDS encoding sulfatase family protein has product MKPITRTVLSTWVLAVLGATASLSAAAQPDSAQPNAAQQDLAQVKATQSKAARPNIVYILADDMGQGDVGAYNPESKIATPHIDRLANEGMKFMDTHTSSGVCTPTRYGILTGRYSWRTAKLKKGVLGGHSSHLIEPTRETVASFLKQQGYATACVGKWHLGMDWKVKDGSKIGKRITYKQVDPTAPIANGPNSVGFDYFFGISASLNMDPHAFVENDRLLGTLEILKSIEEVTARGFTQPSKPGFAAKEYEQQEVLNELAARTCGWIEDHAKDPFFVYLPLPSPHSPIVPSDRFKGKSGLNLHGDFCMESDWVVGEVLKTLDQQGIAENTLVVFTADNGTSPKAGFEVMAKKGHHPSWIYRGMKGTNWEGGHRVPFLVRWPARVEAGTVCDQLGCTTDFLATCADITGVELADDAGEDSVSFLPALAGQQIPEVDDRLVIHHSDGGIFAIRRGKWKVMFDDFGGFHRPDARADDPIVDAASLQLFDMDTDKIEKYNVASKHPEVIEMMKQDLAKIIQCGRSTPGPNLPSDYRDPDVQWPQIAIVKEYLP; this is encoded by the coding sequence TGCTGTCAACTTGGGTGTTGGCGGTTTTAGGGGCGACGGCGTCGCTGTCAGCAGCAGCACAGCCGGACTCTGCCCAGCCGAATGCTGCGCAGCAGGACTTAGCGCAGGTGAAGGCAACGCAGTCAAAAGCAGCGAGGCCGAACATCGTTTATATCCTGGCCGACGACATGGGCCAGGGAGATGTCGGGGCTTACAATCCGGAAAGCAAAATCGCGACCCCGCACATTGACCGACTGGCCAATGAAGGGATGAAGTTCATGGACACGCATACCAGTTCGGGTGTCTGCACGCCGACCCGGTACGGCATCCTGACCGGGCGATATTCCTGGCGGACAGCGAAGTTAAAGAAGGGTGTATTGGGGGGACACAGTTCGCACCTGATTGAGCCGACGCGTGAAACGGTTGCCTCATTCTTGAAACAGCAGGGCTATGCGACAGCCTGTGTTGGCAAGTGGCACCTTGGCATGGATTGGAAGGTGAAAGATGGCAGCAAAATTGGCAAACGAATCACGTACAAACAGGTTGATCCAACCGCTCCGATTGCGAACGGCCCCAACAGCGTTGGCTTCGACTACTTCTTCGGCATTTCCGCTTCGCTGAACATGGACCCGCATGCGTTCGTTGAAAACGATCGGCTGCTGGGGACACTTGAAATCCTAAAGTCGATTGAAGAGGTGACCGCGCGTGGTTTCACTCAGCCTTCGAAGCCTGGCTTTGCGGCGAAGGAATACGAGCAACAAGAGGTTCTTAACGAATTGGCGGCAAGAACATGCGGTTGGATCGAAGACCATGCGAAGGATCCTTTTTTCGTCTACCTACCGCTGCCTTCACCGCACTCGCCGATCGTGCCGAGTGACAGGTTCAAGGGGAAGAGTGGGTTGAATTTGCACGGCGACTTTTGCATGGAATCCGACTGGGTTGTTGGTGAAGTGCTGAAGACGCTCGATCAGCAAGGCATCGCCGAGAATACGCTTGTTGTGTTTACCGCTGACAACGGGACTTCGCCCAAAGCAGGCTTCGAGGTGATGGCGAAAAAGGGGCACCATCCGAGCTGGATCTATCGCGGGATGAAGGGGACCAACTGGGAAGGCGGGCATCGGGTGCCATTCCTCGTTCGTTGGCCCGCTCGAGTCGAAGCCGGAACGGTTTGCGATCAACTAGGCTGCACGACTGATTTCCTGGCCACGTGTGCCGACATTACCGGTGTCGAGCTGGCCGACGACGCAGGCGAGGACAGTGTTAGCTTTTTGCCCGCGCTTGCCGGACAACAAATTCCTGAAGTGGATGATCGACTGGTTATCCATCATTCCGATGGCGGAATCTTCGCGATTCGTCGCGGTAAATGGAAGGTCATGTTTGACGATTTCGGTGGCTTTCATCGACCGGACGCTCGTGCCGACGATCCAATTGTGGATGCAGCCAGTTTGCAATTGTTTGATATGGATACCGATAAGATCGAGAAATACAACGTTGCTTCCAAGCATCCCGAAGTGATTGAGATGATGAAGCAAGACCTGGCCAAAATTATTCAATGCGGTCGTAGCACGCCGGGGCCGAACCTACCCAGCGATTATCGCGATCCCGACGTTCAATGGCCGCAAATCGCGATCGTTAAAGAGTATCTTCCCTAA